The Prunus persica cultivar Lovell chromosome G8, Prunus_persica_NCBIv2, whole genome shotgun sequence genome includes a region encoding these proteins:
- the LOC109950631 gene encoding uncharacterized protein LOC109950631 isoform X2, with protein MDELDRIEISTKEVIESKFGSDVENHLGMLCSLIPEFIHEEKFGVDSVMLITPFGDSERMLEERIQKGNMGKRLISTKIKDMHIWIAKLGRSEMSTDELKRDIIFGAFVQQLELLVFLVPQWILKDPEENPNNFSICRKNTKDAKIKLYQEIDERTLGESPSFNLSKDDFLLNLRRSIVKDFGECSTCWDDLYNDEGLSVDTLPCGHAFHCKCVREWCVESGRNTTCPLCRGPIIPRTINMA; from the exons ATGGATGAGTTGGACCGTATTGAAATTTCAACCAAAGAAGTCATAGAAAGCAAATTCGGCAGTGATGTTGAAAATCATCTGGGGATGCTGTGCTCATTGATACCGGAATTCATCCATGAGGAGAAGTTTGGAGTAGATTCTGTAATGCT GATTACGCCATTCGGAGATTCTGAAAGGATGCTTGAAGAGAG GATTCAGAAAGGAAATATGGGGAAAAGGTTGATATCTACTAAGATTAAGGACATGCACATTTGGATTGCGAAACTAGGTCGTTCCGAAATGTCAACAGATGAGCTGAAGCGTGATATCATTTTTG GTGCCTTTGTCCAACAACTAGAGTTGCTAGTCTTCCTTGTTCCACAGTGGATTTTGAAAGATCCGGAAGAGAATCCAAATAATTttag CATCTGTAGAAAGAATACTAAAGATGCAAAAATAAAGCTTTACCAAGAAATTGATGAAAGAACACTTGGAGAATCACCATCATTTAATTTAAGCAAAGATGATTTCCTGCTAAATCTAAGAAGATCGATTGTAAAGGATTTCGGG GAGTGCAGCACCTGCTGGGATGATCTCTACAATGACGAAGGATTGAGCGTAGACACACTGCCTTGTGGTCACGCATTTCACTGCAAGTGCGTGAGGGAGTGGTGTGTAGAGAGTGGCAGAAACACAACATGCCCATTGTGCAGAGGGCCAATAATACCGAGAACCAT AAATATGGCATGA
- the LOC109950631 gene encoding uncharacterized protein LOC109950631 isoform X1 translates to MDELDRIEISTKEVIESKFGSDVENHLGMLCSLIPEFIHEEKFGVDSVMLITPFGDSERMLEERIQKGNMGKRLISTKIKDMHIWIAKLGRSEMSTDELKRDIIFGDLYADDRSAFVQQLELLVFLVPQWILKDPEENPNNFSICRKNTKDAKIKLYQEIDERTLGESPSFNLSKDDFLLNLRRSIVKDFGECSTCWDDLYNDEGLSVDTLPCGHAFHCKCVREWCVESGRNTTCPLCRGPIIPRTINMA, encoded by the exons ATGGATGAGTTGGACCGTATTGAAATTTCAACCAAAGAAGTCATAGAAAGCAAATTCGGCAGTGATGTTGAAAATCATCTGGGGATGCTGTGCTCATTGATACCGGAATTCATCCATGAGGAGAAGTTTGGAGTAGATTCTGTAATGCT GATTACGCCATTCGGAGATTCTGAAAGGATGCTTGAAGAGAG GATTCAGAAAGGAAATATGGGGAAAAGGTTGATATCTACTAAGATTAAGGACATGCACATTTGGATTGCGAAACTAGGTCGTTCCGAAATGTCAACAGATGAGCTGAAGCGTGATATCATTTTTGGTGATCTCTATGCAGATGACAGAA GTGCCTTTGTCCAACAACTAGAGTTGCTAGTCTTCCTTGTTCCACAGTGGATTTTGAAAGATCCGGAAGAGAATCCAAATAATTttag CATCTGTAGAAAGAATACTAAAGATGCAAAAATAAAGCTTTACCAAGAAATTGATGAAAGAACACTTGGAGAATCACCATCATTTAATTTAAGCAAAGATGATTTCCTGCTAAATCTAAGAAGATCGATTGTAAAGGATTTCGGG GAGTGCAGCACCTGCTGGGATGATCTCTACAATGACGAAGGATTGAGCGTAGACACACTGCCTTGTGGTCACGCATTTCACTGCAAGTGCGTGAGGGAGTGGTGTGTAGAGAGTGGCAGAAACACAACATGCCCATTGTGCAGAGGGCCAATAATACCGAGAACCAT AAATATGGCATGA